One segment of Ignavibacteria bacterium DNA contains the following:
- a CDS encoding tetratricopeptide repeat protein produces the protein MSTTPEHVSELLERIRSTSNTPSIADVGTWLNELDEVDRTPLSPDLVRTLEGLRLRLQAMEHALTGDEETALSVILQAINIFRGENSESDLARALLLEGNYHLALGRFITALRSYEEALHLFTALNDENGRARVIGNMGTVYNFVGDYDRALKCYQEATHYHELTGDMESLARTTGGMGLVAANTSDYPTALQHLTKALDIHRSRNARREEARTLSSLGNVYRVVSDYPKSLEFLQKAHAIIEEIGEKKGLARVLMNLAGIYGDMHDYERELATTLRALAINEQTNDAATHPRLVGDLASTYMILQQFDIALEHINRAIEESDQLGLTSLAYSQRVVRSSILFRLGRIDEAEAEATRCYETASLHRSLADTTQALVNLGDVWRYRGDPISSRRFYEEALVEAMSSGQRSQASNILNTLSELMEDHDPRAALDYHRRSVALESSILGERQKHQIAVLDMEQRLSEEHKLHEQHRGLLLDIMPAATVSRILDGEKLIADTYDDTSVMFLDIVGFTGLASRAPANQLVHVLNAVFERCDEIGDRHGLSKIKTIGDAYLAIAGMPEIQEDHADRIANAALSLQHHLRSLNVTIPSHLGNSDWIEHVGDLAVRIGLHCGPLVAGVIGKKRAQFDVWGDTVNVASRMESTSQPGKIQVSDAFAVALGRGAPPTLDGADVVIRREPFLLRLRGSIDIKGKGEMKTWWLELISG, from the coding sequence ATGTCCACAACACCTGAACACGTTAGCGAGTTACTGGAGCGCATTCGATCCACATCGAACACTCCGAGTATCGCTGATGTTGGAACTTGGTTGAATGAATTGGACGAGGTGGATCGAACACCCTTGAGCCCGGACCTTGTCCGCACCCTGGAGGGACTGCGACTTCGTTTGCAAGCTATGGAGCATGCACTGACGGGCGATGAAGAGACGGCTCTGAGTGTGATCCTTCAGGCGATCAACATTTTTCGTGGCGAGAACAGCGAATCTGACCTTGCCAGAGCTCTACTCCTCGAAGGCAACTACCACCTGGCCTTGGGCCGATTTATTACGGCCTTACGATCCTACGAAGAGGCCTTACATCTGTTCACAGCGCTCAACGACGAGAACGGTCGCGCCCGAGTGATCGGCAACATGGGAACGGTTTACAACTTCGTCGGGGATTACGACAGAGCCCTGAAGTGTTATCAAGAGGCAACTCACTACCATGAGCTAACGGGTGACATGGAGAGCCTTGCCCGAACAACTGGAGGTATGGGGCTTGTTGCTGCCAACACATCAGACTATCCAACGGCGTTGCAGCATTTGACCAAGGCACTGGATATCCATCGCTCACGGAATGCACGTCGAGAGGAGGCTCGCACACTCAGCAGTCTCGGGAACGTCTACCGAGTGGTCTCCGACTATCCAAAGTCATTAGAGTTCCTGCAAAAGGCTCATGCCATCATCGAGGAGATCGGAGAGAAGAAAGGTCTTGCTCGCGTCCTCATGAATCTTGCCGGCATCTACGGCGACATGCATGATTACGAGCGCGAGTTAGCGACCACGTTGCGAGCACTTGCGATCAATGAACAGACCAATGATGCAGCAACTCATCCGCGCCTTGTGGGTGACCTTGCATCTACCTACATGATCCTTCAGCAGTTCGATATAGCGCTCGAGCATATCAATCGAGCTATCGAAGAGAGCGACCAACTCGGACTTACCAGCCTCGCATACAGCCAGCGCGTTGTTCGCTCGTCGATCCTCTTTCGTCTTGGGCGTATTGACGAGGCCGAAGCCGAGGCTACACGTTGTTATGAGACAGCATCACTGCATCGCTCACTAGCAGATACAACGCAGGCGCTCGTGAACCTCGGCGACGTATGGCGGTATCGAGGCGATCCGATCAGTTCACGGAGATTTTACGAAGAGGCATTGGTTGAGGCGATGTCTTCCGGTCAACGAAGCCAAGCCTCCAACATTCTCAACACCTTGTCGGAGCTCATGGAGGATCACGATCCGCGTGCTGCACTTGACTATCATCGAAGAAGTGTAGCTCTCGAAAGTTCGATCCTTGGAGAACGACAGAAGCATCAGATCGCTGTTCTCGATATGGAACAGCGACTTTCAGAAGAGCACAAACTCCACGAACAACATCGAGGATTACTACTCGATATCATGCCTGCTGCAACAGTTAGCCGGATCTTGGATGGCGAAAAGCTTATAGCTGATACCTATGATGACACCTCTGTGATGTTTCTCGACATCGTTGGCTTCACAGGACTTGCATCACGAGCCCCAGCAAATCAGCTGGTCCATGTTCTCAATGCCGTCTTTGAACGTTGTGATGAGATCGGCGACCGACACGGCCTGTCAAAGATCAAGACCATCGGCGACGCCTATCTGGCGATCGCCGGAATGCCAGAAATTCAGGAGGACCACGCGGATCGCATTGCCAACGCAGCGCTCAGCTTGCAACATCACCTTCGTTCTCTGAACGTCACTATCCCGTCCCATCTTGGCAATTCGGACTGGATAGAACACGTTGGCGACCTAGCAGTACGGATCGGTCTTCATTGCGGTCCGCTCGTGGCGGGTGTGATCGGCAAGAAGAGAGCGCAGTTCGATGTTTGGGGAGATACCGTAAACGTAGCCTCCCGCATGGAGAGCACAAGCCAGCCAGGTAAGATCCAGGTAAGTGATGCTTTCGCCGTTGCGCTAGGCCGGGGTGCACCACCTACCCTTGATGGTGCCGATGTGGTCATCCGCCGGGAGCCATTTCTCCTGCGGTTACGAGGATCGATCGATATCAAGGGGAAAGGTGAGATGAAGACCTGGTGGTTGGAACTAATCAGCGGCTAG